Below is a window of Panthera leo isolate Ple1 chromosome B4, P.leo_Ple1_pat1.1, whole genome shotgun sequence DNA.
ggttaagcgtccaacttcggctcaggtcatgatctcacagttcgtgggttcgagccccgcatctggctctgtgctgacagctcggagcccagagcctgttttggattctgtgtctccctctgtctctgcccctcccccactcgcgctctgtctccctctgtctcaaaaataaataaacattagaaaataataataataaaaaatttttttaaaaataagattctgGAATGTcttctaaataaaagaaacattcttcgggatttttttcttttcctcatacattttataatgtatcAAATTTTTGAAATAGCATTGATTCTTTAATAACAGAGAAGATAAATTCCTACAACCTACCATATTGAAATGATATTAAATATGCAAAATCTTTGTAAACTCCAAAtcctaaacaaatatttaatagttGTTAATTAACCAGGTCAGTTCATTCCACCATTATACATGATAACAGAGTTTATTATGTGAGATTTAATATTCTTATCTCTTGGATGTTTTTAATGGTATTATCAGACCGAGTTGCACAAACATCAACACTTAGGCAAAACTTGCAGGAGCACTGCAGAGAGCATACAGGCCAAATATCTCAACTCAAGGCAGAATGGGAACACATGCACACAATCATCTTTCCAAGAGCATCCAAATGAAAGGCATTGTGCCCATTTTAGCCGAAGTACATTTTTACTTATAGCCTCCATATCTCATGTCAGCAACAAAGCGGAGTGCCTAATTTGCCCACAGGTCCAAAATGATCCAAGTTTTCAGGGAAGCTGACACACGATTTCACCTTCTGGGAGCAGTAGAAATGCAGGGCTTGTCATTGAGTTTGGGGGAAATATAGAGCCCTACTAATCCAAATGGCTCCTGGGGTCTGTCTCATATTTGATACAGGCAAACCCGAACACTCATATTACATCtcagaagtagaaataaaaagttgCCTGGTAAACCTAGATCACTAGCATAGATTGTAAACCTGTCTATTTAGCCTCAAACCTTCTGGGaggggaagaaataaaagaaaatcatgcaATCTTCCCTTCCTTTCATACCTATATTTTTTCTCTGGCATGTCCTTTCTATAAAATCCTGCTTCATTTTCTGCTGAAGACTTTCATTTTCACGACTGTTATATTCCAAAATCTTATTTGTCAAAAGTTGCTCCTTGAAGTAGCTGTCATTTTGCACAATTTGGTACTCTTGGCTcaaatttcttatcttttccctCTGCTGATGGTTTTCTTGAATAtactgaaaaactaaaattaacagCATAGGTATAATATAAAAGTACTCATACGGCTTAACTGTTAAAATGTAAGACAAAGGAAAGTCTCACTTTGATAACCAACCCATTTCATTACTTTAAATGAGTAATTTGACATTTAGAAAGTAACACCTCAATAAACTAACCATAGAAATGGAACCACCAAATTTCACACTGTTAGTAACCTGAgtgtagaataaataaataaaattatgatggTAACACCTTATAATtcggttttgtttctttttaaaagttagtgCATCATTTATAAATAGGTACCAAAGTAAAAATCAGTCAATCAACTTTTAACAACACATCTGAGCATGAAAAACTGTGCTGAGACACATAAGGAAATAGCATCATTGTTATTAGAGGAGATAGAATatacacagaagaaaagagagaaagatttaaatatgtacatttatctGAATGTAACATATTagtaattttctcaaaaaatgtcaagaaattcaaataaaagataacagttgaatttaaggggcacctgggtggctcaactagttaagcatctgactctttgttttggccttaggtcatgatctttcagtttcctgggttcaagacccatgtggggctctgcattggcagctcggagcctgcttgggattcactctctccctctctccctgcccctcccccactcacgctgtctctgtccgtctcaaaataaataaataaactaaaaaaacatttaaaaagttgtattcAAGATCATCTAATGTCCATGTACAGAATCACTCTTTCCACTAAACTATATCTTcgttaaatactttaaaaaaaatcacaagaaagtCATAATTTCTTCTGAACAGCTATTTCTTGAAGAATGTTTAAGAATCACAGTGATCTAAACTCAGAAGTCAGAATATGACTAAGTCCTGTAACTGGAGGAATGTTATCATGTATTATACACAGTAAGACAACTCACTGAACCACAGAGTCACTGGAATAGGTAAGTAACATGAAAATAGCACTGTGACATGTCTATGGAAAAAATCACCCAGAAGGAGCCACCTGGGACATTCCCTGATGGGAGTCGGGGAACAATTAACGGAGCACAATTAATATTTGCACAATTAGCGGTCCCTGCTATTACTCAGGCTTGAAGGATATATTTCAATTACTCACTCTTTGTCCCCAACACTGCAACTGTCACCAATAGTAGtaaacagaggatcccaagaatCACCGCAATGAGATGCCAGGGCACTGAaaactctttaaataaaaagaaagataattatcAGGGGCAGAGCATGGCCCCTACTAACCTTAGCCTGGGATACCATTTGAAACAAAGAGACAATCTTCcctaaaatttttacaaaaatatatcatACCAATTGATTTAAATTCGTAACCTAATAATTACAGTTTTAAAGTCTCAGatttctggggcgcttgggtggctcagtcggttgagcatctgattcttgattttggctcaggtcatgatcccagtgtcatggaatccagccctgtgtcaggctcagcaaggagcctgcttgagattctctctctttctctctctgcccctctccccttttatgaaaaaaaaaataaggtctcAGACTTCTGATGATATACACCCACTGTAGAAATATTACACATAAGAACAGTCCaataggattttaaaagtacttcCCTTACTAAATAGAAAGCTGTCCAATGACTATGCTGTGCACTTGAAACTAAGGTGCATTGCATGTCAACTatccttcaatttaaaaaaatctaaccaagttttcaaaaagaagcaCAGAAGGCAATAGACATAATACACATTTATAAGAATCCACACGGACATTGTATACTCTTTCCTGTGATCACAACTAATCATGAAGAGGAACAAAAAAGCAGTCAATATTCTTGAGGAATTGGTAGCCAACAGTGGATATTCTGAAGCTGGAAATGTGATTGGGATCTATCCTTAAACGAGTTTctagaaataggggcgcctgggtggctcagttggttgagcgtccaacttcagctcaggtcatgatctcacagtttgtgagttccagccccacatcgggctctgtgctgacagatcagggcctggagcctgcttcggattctgtgtctccctctctctacccctcttctgctcgcatgctgtctgtctctctctctcaaaaataaataaacattaaaaaaattttttttaatttctagaaatcaaatttcctttctttttcatcaatTCTATTTTTCCCTAGACAATATTATATTTAGCCTCCTATTTTTGAGGTCCTTGATCTGAAAACTGTATCTCTGTCActaaattaaaacagtaaaagtCATTCTCACTTTAGAGCTCGTGACAATATTTGAAGgtagaacagaaaagagaacagaaaaaaaaaaatgaatgctccttctgtttcttcattgccGTTAAggtttggtaaatatttaagaCACCTAAAACACCTTCTATCTGAATAAAAACATTGTTTCTaacaaatattgtcatttttcaAGCAGTCTCTAAGACCTTTATTTCTCTAGGAAATGCAGTGTTTTCTTGAGACTGTAATCTGTCCTTCACTTTTAATGGCCTCAAAAATTCCTCTTGATCAGCTTTATGAATCTAAAAGAATTCATCAATTTCTCCATTctcacaaacttaaaaagaaaaaaaaaaaaaagacttgctcTGCTACCTACGCCATTATCGTTTCCTATCACCATTTGAGAACCTGAAGGACAGACAGGAACTTTTTTTCAAACGTCAAAGTTTGAAAGAGATGCTTAAGACACGTACCTTTGTCATCAGTTTTCCCAGGCCTTTGAGTCCTACCTGGCCTTATTCTATTTTGTGACTCTGAAGGAGACTGAAGAAATCTCAGGGTGGAATAAATCACTTTCTGATCGCTCATCTCTACAGGAAGAAGGGAAACGTGTTTTGCATTAAAACCTCACAACAGGatgatttctttccaaagaaaaattacagtgtCAGTCTATAGAAATATACAAGAAACATAcctagaggtgtgtgtgtgtatctgtatgtgtaAGGGGAGGTGTGTTTAACTCCTTCAAGTGCACAAAGCATGTGGACTGAGCCTGATATATATAG
It encodes the following:
- the LOC122225566 gene encoding killer cell lectin-like receptor 2 — translated: MSDQKVIYSTLRFLQSPSESQNRIRPGRTQRPGKTDDKEFSVPWHLIAVILGILCLLLLVTVAVLGTKIFQYIQENHQQREKIRNLSQEYQIVQNDSYFKEQLLTNKILEYNSRENESLQQKMKQDFIERTCQRKNIGKLYESHWSCCGIKCYYFIPEYKNWKGCKQTCQSYNSFLLKINDQDELTFIQTQTYRNYYWIGLSYKGGERKWKWIDSDPLLGMHYAFMNISGRGQCAFLSSTRITNAECSQKYNCICEKTIGNIFFPCFNNYKKR